The window TCATGGCGAGCACAGAATCCTCTACATTGTTTATTTCTTCTTCCTCTATGATTTCTGCGGCTAGCTTTAgaataaaagacagaaatacaattttatggTTTAACTTCTTCTTTAACATTTCTTTCAGACTCATCTTTGTGTTTTAGCATTTTCACTTCACACTTAAAGACAAATTGAAGCTAACCTGATCAACTGGAAGCTCCGTCGCTGTATTTTCAtcctcctgcacttcctctGCTCCCTCCGGCTCCTCGTTGCTTTTCTGCTCTTCcttttgaaatatatttagaTAAACTGTTGCAAATATAGAAAAAAgaatgattaaaacaaaaaatataggTCCTTATGAGTTAGATTTTGACGTTTTAActgaaaagtttgattttctggGAATCCTGACCTGATCCGTTGCTGAGCAGAGATGGGGCCTGTGAGGGTTTTGGGTGGATCTCTACACCGGTCCCTTCTGCTCTTTTGCTGATCTCCTGTGATGTTTGAGGGTCTGCAGCTTCATCTCCTGTCGACTTCACTCTGCGACCATCTGACTGAAAAGAGTCGTGCctcacatttaaattaaaatcgaGTTTACATCGCAAAGGTGAAAGTGTGTCCTCAATCATGcttataaaactttaaatatatgcatttccttttttattgattgatttatttttacctgTGGGGAGTCATGTGGAGCTGAGTCGCTGTGTGGATCCTCGGGATTGCTTTCTAACTTCCTGTtctaaaaagtttcaaaaggtAAACTTTTTCTACTGCTTTTTTCAGCTGTCATTCACTGCTGCAAAAAACCATATAGGcttgaataaaaataagaaaaatgctgaaaGAACTCAAAGACCAATTTTTGGAGAAGAAAATATTTACCTGAGCTCTCCGTTGAAGTCTCTTTTTTCCAGGAAAATGTCTGGAAACAGGAACATCTTAGACCTTAACTGGTAAGGGAAACATGCATGTAACGTGTTAGTAATATGACGGACTTAAAATGCCTTTCTTTGGAAGCCAAAAGTGCCTCATATGGAAGTTTCTTGAATCTCTCGGTTCCCACAGCAACGTAGCAGTGGCCCGTCTCCAGCTCTCCAGCCGAGGACACGGTCATTCCTTCCAAAGAGCACAATCTGAGGAAAgagacattccaaaaaacatctcCACACCTTTGTTATATATATTGAACAAAATCGTGCATCACTTTCCGCTGGAGTGTCTCTGACCTGCGCACCGCTCCGGTCCGTAAGTTGACCTTCTCTGAGATCACGCACAGGATCTGCTCCAGGTCCTGTCGCATGCTGCGAGGAATGAGAAATCGGAGCGGTGCGCACAGAAGATCTCCGTTCCGGAAAAcactgaaagaaacaaaacaaataactgtgaaaaaaataaagataaatgttTGGTTGAACTtaatgtcgttttttttttttaaaacccgcTAAAATCTGAGGAGTTTCTTTAAGTTCAAAGCTGTTccctaaaacatttttcatcctctagagaaaacaaataatttcaaattaagAGAGACTTTAGGAAAAAATATCTAAACGTTACACATCTCAAATGTTGATCAAATGttgattattttgaaattcaggCATCAAATCTGACAAATTTTGGATGCAAAAGAATTAAAATATCATGTGGATTGTTGGCTTTTTTTATAGAAGTCTGGCAAAAAGTCATCTTTAAGAGCTATGGGATtagaaattatgcaaatattgATCTAGTTAGTGTCCAACTCACTGGATGATGCAAGGTGCAGGTACAAACTCCCTCCACTTTGCAGTAACATGCGGCTTCTGGACACCTTTTACCTGGAGGAGACATTCAGAGAGGCTTTGGGCTGAAGAGCATCTCTGGTGTTGATGCCAATATTTTAGATAaacacacatgctcacacatatccatcaaaacatttttcacaaaggTGTAATGACTTCTGCTCGTTTCGGCTCAGGTGCTGCATCCATGGAAACTAACATCACTTCAGACTCTTTTGATAGCCAAGTCTGATTTGAAGCATCCTTTCAGAACTCTTAACCCCAAATCAATGTAATCAGGAGCCAATTTCTATGTCTGTCTCTCATGCATTTTAGAGAAAACTGCTCACCAAAGAAGGCAGATATGCTTGTTTCTCTTTTTGATGAATTTGCAGAGATTTCTGCATCAGGCCTGCCTTAACGTGCACACGGCCCTGATGGAGTTGACGGGAAGCTTTGTTTCAGCAGCAGGAATCAGGCGTGTACAGACTTCCTGCAGCGCTCCACAGCAACCACAACAGAGTCATGTAGGAcccccaaacccccccccccccgctctgaGGATGACAGGCTCCCAGGTttacacccattcactctccaCCTTTTTAAACTCCTCACCAAACACTGACAGTTTAAGACGAAAAGCACACTCGCCACCAGAAAGACGCCACcagtcaaaacaacaaaaacacactaagCAAACGCTTGCAATGATTGCATCTTTCTTAATTAAAATTCCATCTCTTATTTGCTTCTTCTGCATGTTAAAGTTTGATTTTGACATTAGCTAACCCTGTctggataaaaataaatatgagagCGGGATAATTAGGGCTCTATGTCAACAGTTAGATATACAGACATAGGTTCACGTCACACGAGATCTTTAAAGGTCGCCTTACAAGCTGGGAGTGACTGTTTGATGGACAGCGCAGCCATTAGGTCATTATTTCCAGCAATTTACATGGCAGTGAGTGACATTAATAGGCCGGTAAGCACAACAGGATGATCCATGTACAGCCAGTGCTGTACATAATAATGAGGCCCTGCAAGTATGGGCAATTCTTAGCTTATCTGAACAGCAGACAACCCCGCAGTTTCTGCATTTGACTCAGCGGGTATATAAATGGCTCACAGAGAACCCGGGTGGTACATTCCTGTTGGTTAGGGGGAGATTAATGAATGATGGGCAGTCACTTTACATAGAAGTCACCTACCTGGGTCTCTTCTCGAGAGGCGGGCTGTTTTTTAACCCCAGCATTGAGATAACTGcgtgaaaacagcagaaattaAAGGACAAACGTacgcttttcaaagcagaagtgTCTATATTTGTACTCACTCCAGCTTTTTGAACCTCTCAGAGCCGGCTGCAACATACTGGGCTCCCGTTTGCAGATCCTGAAGGTCCGTGACCCTGTGGCCCTGCTTGGGAGTGTACAGAGTCCTGACGGCAAGAGGAGCCCTGATGCTCCGGGTCACTTCGTTCAAAAAGGCTTCCATGGTGGCCACTTGTCGCTGGTTGACAACGAACCTCCTTCCGGTGTGGAAAGGGTCTCCATTCCTGTACACCACCACACTCTTCACCGGAGGCAGGTGGGATGTAGCTGCAGAGCTGGCAGCCATGTCTGAGCAAGCCGTCAACGTCCACACACAGTAAAAAGCTGGTTTTCAGTTCCACATGCGCTCATCCTGACTTGTTAAACAACTATCTCCAATATAGGTGCGACTTTCAGGAAACAGAGCTGCTGGAGTGTGAAGCAAGAAAACTTCAGCAGAGCTGgggggctaaaaaaaaaaaaaaaacagttactcCTGTTGTGGTCTGCCTTGACTCGCAGTCACCGCGCTCCACTCCGCTCTGTCCCCCTTCAAGCGGACGCTACTACACCAACAGCGGTAAGTATTTCCTGGTTGCTATGGCAGCACTGCCAGCAAAGGCTGGCTTTGCGGGCCAAACCATTGGCAGGAACCACAACAAAAGAGACAGACAGAAGAATAGAGAGAATGGGTGGGTCTTTGTTTTGTAAGCTGAATCAAtaagataccccccccccccctgcccacAACtgtctaccccccccccccaaaaaaaaataaaaaatacagccAAATTAATCACCTGATTTACAAAAGACCAGTTAGTTCCAGTCCAAATTCAGTAAACCTCCCAAGTTCATCGGTTTGTCAGAAAGTGTTTGTAAGAGTTAGTTTTCTGTTAGCTGAGACAAGTAGCAGGTTTAAGAGTGTGAGGAAGATAATAATAAAGGGTTAAATAGCAAATGACAAGCTGCAAATAAAATGCTGTAAGCTAGTTTTTCCGGTTAACCGGACTAAAACATTTAGGCGTTTTATGCGGACTGTTTGAAAACTGCAAAATAAGaagcaaaaatattaaatgaccTTTACACAGATTGTACAGTTGGCTAGATTATTGGAAACTGTGTATGTTGCACAGGGGAAATGAAAGTGGAGATTTGAAGTCTACAATGTGATTTACTACATTTGATAAGAACTAATCCTAGTAATAATCAGAAATTCCAATACCAGCTGTTGAGCAAAGTGgagcatattttttatttatttggttttttcttttgcagcctCTGGACTTGGGCACTAAAATgataattttatatattttatcacCAATACGCTACAGTTTAGAATAAGAATCTACCTTGTTCTTCACAACTAAGTGAGCCAACAGTTGATAAAgcatataaataataaaattctgcattaaaaacctctttgttCAATTTATAAACATGACAACTGACCCCagattattttagaaaaatataatttattgttaacctttaaaatagcatttttgtgaattttaaatgttcattGATAGTTAATAacttagaatgttttttttatctttgtcttaaaaaataataagttcCACTCGTGATTTCCGTTTCCTGAAACGTCTCTTGGTTGTACGGCCGGTTCACGTTTGGGTCAGTCTGTCCTTCAGTGATAAGTACTGT is drawn from Oryzias latipes chromosome 22, ASM223467v1 and contains these coding sequences:
- the LOC101170886 gene encoding doublecortin domain-containing protein 2, encoding MAASSAATSHLPPVKSVVVYRNGDPFHTGRRFVVNQRQVATMEAFLNEVTRSIRAPLAVRTLYTPKQGHRVTDLQDLQTGAQYVAAGSERFKKLDYLNAGVKKQPASREETQVKGVQKPHVTAKWREFVPAPCIIHVFRNGDLLCAPLRFLIPRSMRQDLEQILCVISEKVNLRTGAVRRLCSLEGMTVSSAGELETGHCYVAVGTERFKKLPYEALLASKERHFKHFPGKKRLQRRAQNRKLESNPEDPHSDSAPHDSPQSDGRRVKSTGDEAADPQTSQEISKRAEGTGVEIHPKPSQAPSLLSNGSVYLNIFQKEEQKSNEEPEGAEEVQEDENTATELPVDQLAAEIIEEEEINNVEDSVLAMKEASPQKASSGGAGQDRRPEEIRASQRDSR